From one Asterias amurensis chromosome 14, ASM3211899v1 genomic stretch:
- the LOC139946817 gene encoding coiled-coil domain-containing protein 81-like isoform X1, with amino-acid sequence MTEVMQELVSDARKHRFSTIPNVTDDDVVSVWENVAAFVERHMSLQKGVNIPGLGVFTFTQKKLDIGNNKFILIQRPVFVLSEKFAQTHRLNYAKHFTSGQIPIIQLNFSVLSAESPFDRDTVERCVKEVLLSLSRSVQSKRNVEFSFTGIGRLAIRDSKVKMKFYKDFLNMMDGSGTLAEALKNRPDTADSVLSRASTYRPLTGNTLVLPRISQGSGKDGLLLENEEPASKRMMPTIDEDREAVLQDLEVQEEENMDAEDDQEEAPEPIVKRQAPPSRSSSRQVAPTAKATGISLIDDLVPASPPRGIKGSSVTPSPPNSKPQSPSGALPPPRSPRLIEKQTTFAAEAQRREYTPPGTGCGHSAGQELCYLCHQRTVRNVPVSFEAERKRKDQEQDRLLQQYQHLKDTEAIITEQAENFSNRHHSQKIAAFNLGVSEAIKNKKKERPTEFHRSYVFQRRCLTPPRHIQQEMYADDLADQVEAKMATRVNRKHDQEFLERLEQVQLAEELAAQREQYLRDKANQTDMYQRALSAQIHIRDRLAKAAELAALDQLSYIEGSRGSPSQGGFISPHLLGPLSLPVPKIILPFSKTEPLRLKLPDQRTVRFKPLPLPAAVPDSKEPIFGKNDATNEQLADKRRRAIEVYKEQLGAVEHSRRSKLLSHLRTQREEMDTLDKTRRELIADRAARYDNAVKNRKSLEETWSNAASLKRSREEELKLRAQSPGVLVHEQCDKYHRCDQCQRRLGNCGESNIWSESRYIPGSRLMV; translated from the exons ATGACGGAAGTGATGCAAGAACTTGTTTCAGATGCGAGAAAACATCGGTTTTCGACGATCCCAAATGTTACAGACGATG atgtTGTCAGTGTTTGGGAAAATGTTGCCGCATTTGTTGAACGCCACATGAGCTTACAAAAG ggAGTGAATATACCAGGTCTTGGCGTCTTCACCTTCACCCAGAAGAAACTTGATATCGGAAACAACAAATTCATCTTGATTCAGCGACCAGTCTTCGTCCTGTCTGAGAAGTTTGCACAAACACACAGACTCAACTATGCAAAACACTTCACATCAG gacaaaTACCAATTATACAACTCAACTTCTCTGTGCTGTCGGCTGAGAGTCCATTCGATCGCGACACCGTGGAAAGATGCGTCAAAGAAGTACTGTTATCCCTGTCCCGCTCCGTCCAATCAAAACGCAATGTTGAATTCAGCTTCACCGGGATTGGACGACTAGCCATACGCGATAGCAAGGTCAAGATGAAATTCTACAAAGACTTCTTGAACATGATGGATGGGTCAGGGACCCTCGCTGAGGCTTTGAAAAAT CGACCAGACACAGCAGATTCTGTGTTGTCAAGGGCATCCACATACCGGCCATTGACGGGAAACACGCTTGTGTTGCCAAG AATTTCTCAAGGGTCTGGCAAAGATGGACTTCTCCTGGAGAATGAAGAGCCAGCATCTAAGAGAATGATGCCAACAATTGATGAAGATCGTGAGGCCGTACTTCAGGATTTAGAGGTGCAAGAGGAAGAGAATATGGATGCTGAGGACGATCAAGAAGAAG CACCTGAACCAATCGTCAAGAGACAAGCCCCGCCGTCACGCAGCTCGTCTCGCCAGGTAGCCCCGACTGCCAAAGCAACCGGTATCAGTCTGATAGACGACTTGGTACCGGCCAGCCCCCCTCGTGGGATCAAAGGCAGCAGTGTCACCCCGTCACCACCCAACAGCAAGCCGCAGTCGCCCAGTGGGGCTCTCCCACCGCCCCGATCGCCCAGATTGATCGAGAAACAGACGACCTTTGCTGCTGAGGCACAGAGGAGGGAATACACGCCTCCAGGGACGGGATGCGGGCACAGCGCGGGTCAAGAGCTGTGTTACTTATGTCACCAGCGTACCGTTCGGAACGTCCCCGTCTCGTTTGAGGCAGAGAGGAAGAGGAAAGATCAAGAACAAGATCGACTTCTACAGCAGTATCAACACTTGAAAGATACAGAAGCTATCATCACCGAACAG GCCGAGAATTTTTCAAATAGACACCACTCCCAAAAGATAGCCGCTTTTAATCTTGGCGTCAGCGAGGCAATCaagaacaaaaagaaagaaCGACCGACTGAATTCCAT AGATCCTATGTTTTCCAGCGACGCTGCCTCACCCCACCGCGCCACATCCAACAGGAGATGTACGCAGATGACTTGGCAGATCAAGTTGAGGCCAAAATGGCCACCAGAGTCAACAGGAAACATGATCAGGAATTCTTGGAGAGACTTGAGCAAGTCCAGCTGGCTGAAGA ACTTGCAGCACAGAGAGAGCAATACTTGAGAGATAAAGCAAATCAGACAGACATGTATCAACGAGCTCTATCAGCTCAG ATCCATATACGAGACAGGCTAGCTAAGGCTGCCGAGCTGGCCGCTCTAGATCAGCTCAGTTACATAGAAGGGTCCAGGGGTTCCCCTAGTCAGGGAGGCTTCATTAGTCCTCATCTCTTAGGTCCGCTGAGTCTCCCAGTACCCAAGATCATTCTTCCGTTCTCCAAGACGGAACCTCTTAGGCTAAAGCTACCGGATCAGAGAACG gttcgTTTTAAGCCCCTCCCACTCCCAGCAGCCGTGCCCGATTCCAAAGAGCCGATTTTCGGTAAGAATGACGCAACCAACGAGCAGCTCGCTGACAAGCGCCGACGCGCAATCGAAGTGTACAAGGAGCAGCTAGGAGCAGTTGAACATTCACGAAGATCGAAACTCTTGAGTCATCTACGCACTCAGAGAGAAGAGATGGACACTCTGGACAAAACACGCAGAGA GCTCATCGCTGACCGTGCGGCTCGCTATGACAACGCCGTTAAGAATCGAAAATCCCTGGAGGAGACCTGGAGCAATGCAGCCAGCCTAAAACGCAGCCGGGAGGAGGAACTCAAGCTACGAGCGCAGAGCCCTGGCGTTCTCGTCCACGAACAGTGCGATAAATACCACCGGTGCGACCAATGCCAACGACGCCTCGGAAATTGCGGAGAGTCGAACATTTGGAGCGAGTCGAGATACATACCAGGGTCTCGGTTAATGGTTTAA
- the LOC139946817 gene encoding coiled-coil domain-containing protein 81-like isoform X2: MTEVMQELVSDARKHRFSTIPNVTDDDVVSVWENVAAFVERHMSLQKGVNIPGLGVFTFTQKKLDIGNNKFILIQRPVFVLSEKFAQTHRLNYAKHFTSGQIPIIQLNFSVLSAESPFDRDTVERCVKEVLLSLSRSVQSKRNVEFSFTGIGRLAIRDSKVKMKFYKDFLNMMDGSGTLAEALKNRPDTADSVLSRASTYRPLTGNTLVLPRISQGSGKDGLLLENEEPASKRMMPTIDEDREAVLQDLEVQEEENMDAEDDQEEAPEPIVKRQAPPSRSSSRQVAPTAKATGISLIDDLVPASPPRGIKGSSVTPSPPNSKPQSPSGALPPPRSPRLIEKQTTFAAEAQRREYTPPGTGCGHSAGQELCYLCHQRTVRNVPVSFEAERKRKDQEQDRLLQQYQHLKDTEAIITEQAENFSNRHHSQKIAAFNLGVSEAIKNKKKERPTEFHRSYVFQRRCLTPPRHIQQEMYADDLADQVEAKMATRVNRKHDQEFLERLEQVQLAEELAAQREQYLRDKANQTDMYQRALSAQVRFKPLPLPAAVPDSKEPIFGKNDATNEQLADKRRRAIEVYKEQLGAVEHSRRSKLLSHLRTQREEMDTLDKTRRELIADRAARYDNAVKNRKSLEETWSNAASLKRSREEELKLRAQSPGVLVHEQCDKYHRCDQCQRRLGNCGESNIWSESRYIPGSRLMV; the protein is encoded by the exons ATGACGGAAGTGATGCAAGAACTTGTTTCAGATGCGAGAAAACATCGGTTTTCGACGATCCCAAATGTTACAGACGATG atgtTGTCAGTGTTTGGGAAAATGTTGCCGCATTTGTTGAACGCCACATGAGCTTACAAAAG ggAGTGAATATACCAGGTCTTGGCGTCTTCACCTTCACCCAGAAGAAACTTGATATCGGAAACAACAAATTCATCTTGATTCAGCGACCAGTCTTCGTCCTGTCTGAGAAGTTTGCACAAACACACAGACTCAACTATGCAAAACACTTCACATCAG gacaaaTACCAATTATACAACTCAACTTCTCTGTGCTGTCGGCTGAGAGTCCATTCGATCGCGACACCGTGGAAAGATGCGTCAAAGAAGTACTGTTATCCCTGTCCCGCTCCGTCCAATCAAAACGCAATGTTGAATTCAGCTTCACCGGGATTGGACGACTAGCCATACGCGATAGCAAGGTCAAGATGAAATTCTACAAAGACTTCTTGAACATGATGGATGGGTCAGGGACCCTCGCTGAGGCTTTGAAAAAT CGACCAGACACAGCAGATTCTGTGTTGTCAAGGGCATCCACATACCGGCCATTGACGGGAAACACGCTTGTGTTGCCAAG AATTTCTCAAGGGTCTGGCAAAGATGGACTTCTCCTGGAGAATGAAGAGCCAGCATCTAAGAGAATGATGCCAACAATTGATGAAGATCGTGAGGCCGTACTTCAGGATTTAGAGGTGCAAGAGGAAGAGAATATGGATGCTGAGGACGATCAAGAAGAAG CACCTGAACCAATCGTCAAGAGACAAGCCCCGCCGTCACGCAGCTCGTCTCGCCAGGTAGCCCCGACTGCCAAAGCAACCGGTATCAGTCTGATAGACGACTTGGTACCGGCCAGCCCCCCTCGTGGGATCAAAGGCAGCAGTGTCACCCCGTCACCACCCAACAGCAAGCCGCAGTCGCCCAGTGGGGCTCTCCCACCGCCCCGATCGCCCAGATTGATCGAGAAACAGACGACCTTTGCTGCTGAGGCACAGAGGAGGGAATACACGCCTCCAGGGACGGGATGCGGGCACAGCGCGGGTCAAGAGCTGTGTTACTTATGTCACCAGCGTACCGTTCGGAACGTCCCCGTCTCGTTTGAGGCAGAGAGGAAGAGGAAAGATCAAGAACAAGATCGACTTCTACAGCAGTATCAACACTTGAAAGATACAGAAGCTATCATCACCGAACAG GCCGAGAATTTTTCAAATAGACACCACTCCCAAAAGATAGCCGCTTTTAATCTTGGCGTCAGCGAGGCAATCaagaacaaaaagaaagaaCGACCGACTGAATTCCAT AGATCCTATGTTTTCCAGCGACGCTGCCTCACCCCACCGCGCCACATCCAACAGGAGATGTACGCAGATGACTTGGCAGATCAAGTTGAGGCCAAAATGGCCACCAGAGTCAACAGGAAACATGATCAGGAATTCTTGGAGAGACTTGAGCAAGTCCAGCTGGCTGAAGA ACTTGCAGCACAGAGAGAGCAATACTTGAGAGATAAAGCAAATCAGACAGACATGTATCAACGAGCTCTATCAGCTCAG gttcgTTTTAAGCCCCTCCCACTCCCAGCAGCCGTGCCCGATTCCAAAGAGCCGATTTTCGGTAAGAATGACGCAACCAACGAGCAGCTCGCTGACAAGCGCCGACGCGCAATCGAAGTGTACAAGGAGCAGCTAGGAGCAGTTGAACATTCACGAAGATCGAAACTCTTGAGTCATCTACGCACTCAGAGAGAAGAGATGGACACTCTGGACAAAACACGCAGAGA GCTCATCGCTGACCGTGCGGCTCGCTATGACAACGCCGTTAAGAATCGAAAATCCCTGGAGGAGACCTGGAGCAATGCAGCCAGCCTAAAACGCAGCCGGGAGGAGGAACTCAAGCTACGAGCGCAGAGCCCTGGCGTTCTCGTCCACGAACAGTGCGATAAATACCACCGGTGCGACCAATGCCAACGACGCCTCGGAAATTGCGGAGAGTCGAACATTTGGAGCGAGTCGAGATACATACCAGGGTCTCGGTTAATGGTTTAA
- the LOC139946824 gene encoding calcineurin subunit B-like — protein MGNADSVLSPEKIAELEKSTHYNAKEIKHIVSHYAQFDQSTNGEDGIPLEKLSEIPELCGCPFYERIAYAYIDRPTMRLKAEAFLKMFSLLSSRASVEEKSKALFNSLDCSHDGTLGFDELFRFYKSVLSPTFDDDYIIDLVVRILQRSELQEQHRVSYQDFQKLISSEEIKEKMTVDLQLDV, from the exons ATG GGAAATGCAGATTCCGTTCTCTCACCAGAGAAGATTGCAGAGCTTGAGAAATCCACACATT ATAACGCCAAGGAAATCAAGCACATTGTATCGCACTACGCACAGTTTGACCAGTCCACAAATGGGGAGGATGGGATTCCACTGGAGAAACTTTCTGAGATTCCAGAACTTTGCGGCTGCCCGTTCTACGAGAGGATCGCATACGCTTACATAGATCGGCCAACGATGAGACTCAAGGCAGAAGCATTTCTCAAGATGTTTTCTCTCCTCAGCTCTCGAGCGTCGGTGGAGGAGAAAAGCAAGG CTCTCTTCAACTCCCTAGACTGCAGTCATGATGGTACCCTGGGCTTTGATGAGCTGTTCCGATTTTACAAATCTGTCCTGAGCCCGACGTTTGATGACGATTACATCATCGATCTAGTCGTCCGCATTCTTCAACGATCAGAACTCCAGGAGCAGCACAGGGTATCATATCAAGATTTCCAGAAG CTGATTTCATCGGAAGAGATAAAAGAGAAGATGACTGTTGACCTGCAACTTGATGTCTGA